A genomic stretch from Podarcis muralis chromosome W, rPodMur119.hap1.1, whole genome shotgun sequence includes:
- the LOC144326291 gene encoding uncharacterized protein LOC144326291 has product MSGQGNQANSNASGGPQGNQEDPQPFVIPSNPQALAEFFTAFQDFYRNRSSGQGAATPAAPVAGAPLAPVPPSAAPMAAAPAVAVSVPEVPRAFTQDFIPDTQPNEVQLPGTSAVTVAALKAAKESTPRPKRNTRAQSAAPGKAKGAPRGGKKGKACVHCPGATNLQKDPGVPSLFQNPPLQAAPVEDASSSSADEEALGPQAAQAITVPDQAIPEAQSGKRKEKRKHTSKKSKKSRHSDSEDDSGTSSSSDSDSDAPREEYWGHGEDCVGLPLWVHERRANSYRKSFNGTLEWKNGALVQDVKTSTNLSTDFIVGSHLSQRKRNKILNGEYIDIFRLLPPAKITGRGEKRRQYGRRRYRTPRAERTFDNWLDGFQVFMGVVSAAYPKRAMHLIAYQAHVRRARDLAGDIAAINYDEDFRRNASLLSSMRWDLRDQNYWSEHMGPFVEKKHQESSKSWKTAAKQRRLCWEYNKGVCARAVCKYSHECDKCLGNHPATACIKGRQPFRGGRGAYNQGPRGGHGAPFGPQGNRQ; this is encoded by the coding sequence ATGTCCGGTCAAGGAAACCAAGCCAACTCCAACGCATCTGGGGGGCCTCAGGGGAATCAGGAGGATCCACAACCCTTTGTAATCCCAAGTAACCCTCAAGCCTTGGCAGAGTTTTTCACTGCTTTCCAGGATTTCTATAGGAACAGGTCTTCTGGACAAGGGGCAGCAACACCGGCAGCACCAGTGGCAGGGGCACCACTGGCACCAGTGCCACCATCAGCGGCACCGATGGCAGCGGCACCAGCGGTGGCGGTATCCGTACCAGAGGTACCGAGAGCGTTCACACAGGACTTCATTCCGGATACACAACCCAACGAGGTGCAACTTCCCGGCACTTCTGCGGTCACGGTGGCAGCTCTGAAAGCAGCCAAGGAGTCAACACCTCGGCCCAAAAGGAATACCCGGGCACAGTCGGCCGCCCCGGGCAAGGCAAAAGGGGCCCCGAGGGGAGGCAAAAAGGGTAAGGCTTGCGTTCATTGTCCTGGGGCGACTAATCTGCAAAAGGATCCAGGTGTTCCGAGTCTCTTTCAGAACCCGCCACTGCAGGCGGCACCAGTCGAGGATGCATCAAGTTCTTCTGCCGACGAGGAAGCCCTGGGGCCACAAGCAGCGCAGGCGATCACCGTGCCGGATCAAGCCATACCCGAGGCCCAGtctgggaagaggaaggagaagagaaaacacACCTCAAAGAAGAGTAAGAAGAGTAGGCATTCGGATTCAGAGGATGATTCAGGTACCTCTTCTTCTTCCGATTCGGATAGCGATGCTCCCAGGGAGGAGTACTGGGGCCACGGGGAGGATTGTGTGGGTCTCCCTTTATGGGTGCATGAGAGAAGGGCCAATTCCTATAGAAAATCCTTTAATGGGACCCTCGAGTGGAAGAATGGCGCCTTAGTTCAGGATGTTAAAACGTCCACTAATCTATCTACGGATTTCATCGTAGGCTCTCATTTATCTCAGAGAAAGAGGAATAAGATCCTCAATGGAGAGTATATAGATATATTCAGATTGCTACCTCCAGCAAAGATTACGGGTAGAGGGGAGAAGAGGCGCCAGTATGGTAGACGCAGGTACAGGACACCTAGAGCCGAACGTACTTTTGACAACTGGCTGGATGGGTTCCAGGTGTTTATGGGTGTCGTCAGCGCGGCTTATCCAAAGCGGGCGATGCACTTGATTGCGTACCAGGCTCATGTTAGGAGGGCACGGGATTTAGCGGGAGATATTGCTGCCATTAATTATGATGAAGACTTCCGCAGAAATGCGTCACTGTTGTCATCCATGCGCTGGGATCTGAGGGACCAGAACTATTGGTCAGAGCACATGGGTCCCTTCGTTGAGAAGAAGCACCAGGAGTCGTCGAAATCTTGGAAGACCGCTGCGAAGCAGAGGCGACTGTGTTGGGAGTACAACAAGGGGGTTTGTGCACGGGCTGTCTGTAAGTACAGCCACGAGTGCGATAAGTGTCTTGGTAACCACCCAGCCACTGCCTGCATTAAAGGGAGGCAGCCCTTTCGGGGTGGGAGAGGTGCCTACAACCAGGGACCTAGAGGTGGCCACGGAGCACCATTTGGACCCCAGGGAAACAGGCAGTAA
- the LOC144326307 gene encoding uncharacterized protein LOC144326307: protein MIHNLSYPKGGSVNDAIPQELCTVRYATFDQAVQLIRKFGRGALLAKCDIESAFRLLPVHPEDFRWLGFKFEGVYFVDKAMPMGCSVACAAFEAFSTFLDWALRFKTGAEGVSHYLDDFILVADSRLKCSELLEAFTSLAGELGVPLAADKTEGPATTMVYLGIELDTVAQTSKLPREKLIALDCGRLISLSDGPLPLVSTGCRAAASAIPGTSVEARGPEAWGPESWEPEVIQGVMASVAPSTLRSYKKAWADFLKFRSKTRAIRSSAPPIKSEVLAHLVYLRRLGRAPRTLNLQAAAISFFCKTVFSTDPCDDFVIRRTLEGWRRLQPPNHDMRRPITFDILSQIHKKLRTVCWSKYEARLFSAAYSIAFFGALRVGELVYEAGQHGFSRGLLLSDVTLSREDLVVRIRSSKTDQYGRGALVQLMATDSPGPCPVKDTRRFLSLRVNSAGPLLIHADGLPLTRHQFTRVMRLALAACGIPAADFASHSFRIGAATTAMHLGLTTERIRDLGRWKSDAYKRYLRKNL, encoded by the exons ATGATTCACAACCTTTCCTACCCAAAGGGCGGGTCTGTCAATGATGCGATACCGCAGGAACTCTGCACAGTGAGATATGCCACTTTTGATCAAGCGGTACAGCTCATACGCAAGTTCGGTAGGGGGGCGCTGCTGGCAAAATGTGACATTGAGTCGGCCTTTAGACTCCTGCCAGTTCATCCGGAAGATTTCCGGTGGCTTGGCTTCAAATttgaaggggtgtattttgtgGACAAGGCAatgcccatgggctgctctgtGGCCTGCGCAGCCTTCGAGGCATTCAGCACCTTCCTGGACTGGGCGCTCCGCTTCAAAACCGGGGCAGAGGGCGTGTCGCACTACCTGGACGACTTTATCCTCGTGGCGGATAGCAGGCTTAAATGCTCAGAGCTCCTTGAAGCATTCACATCATTAGCGGGGGAACTGGGGGTTCCGCTAGCCGCCGACAAAACGGAGGGCCCGGCTACGACAATGGTGTACTTAGGTATTGAGCTGGACACTGTCGCTCAGACCTCAAAACTTCCCAGGGAAAAACTCATCGCGCTAG ATTGCGGACGccttatctcgctttcagatgGACCGCTTCCGCTCGTTAGCACCGGATGCAGAGCTGCTGCCTCAGCCATTCCCGGAACATCTGTGGAGGCTCGGGGACCAGAGGCGTGGGGACCAGAGTCCTGGGAGCCGGAAGTCATTCAGGGAGTAATGGCCTCAGTGGCACCTTCCACTTTGAGATCGTATAAGAAGGCTTGGgcggattttttaaaattccgcAGCAAAACCCGCGCCATCAGAAGCAGTGCCCCTCCCATCAAATCAGAGGTGCTAGCTCACCTAGTTTACCTGAGACGCTTGGGCCGCGCCCCTAGAACCCTCAACCTTCAAGCCGCAGCAATTTCATTCTTTTGCAAGACGGTATTTTCCACTGATCCTTGTGACGATTTTGTTATACGAAGGACGCTAGAGGGTTGGCGCAGGCTACAGCCCCCAAACCACGATATGAGGAGGCCGATAACATTCGACATCCTTTCCCAAATCCATAAAAAATTGCGAACAGTATGCTGGTCAAAGTATGAGGCACGATTATTTTCAGCGGCTTACTCCATTGCCTTTTTTGGAGCTCTGCGTGTGGGTGAGTTAGTTTATGAAGCGGGTCAGCACGGTTTCTCCCGGGGCTTGCTGCTAAGTGACGTTACCCTGTCACGGGAGGACCTGGTAGTTCGGATACGCAGCTCTAAAACAGACCAGTATGGGAGGGGGGCTCTTGTTCAGCTTATGGCCACCGATAGCCCTGGCCCATGTCCAGTTAAAGACACAAGGCGCTTCTTATCCCTGAGGGTCAACTCGGCAGGGCCCCTGTTGATACATGCAGATGGTTTACCTTTGACGCGTCACCAGTTCACTCGGGTCATGCGCCTAGCTCTGGCAGCATGCGGCATCCCCGCAGCAGATTTTGCTTCACATTCTTTCAGGATAGGAGCAGCCACCACGGCAATGCACCTGGGTCTTACGACTGAGAGGATTAGGGACTTAGGGCGCTGGAAATCTGACGCATACAAACGCTATTTGAGGAAGAATTTGTGA